CGACTTTGAAACAGCTAATATGTGTGAGGtagcatatgataattatacaGAAAATCCAGAAGcgtttatgaaatttttggaGGAAGCACAAAAACCGTTGTACAATGGATGTAAACGTTACACAAAGTTGAGTGCATTTGTGAAACTGTACAATACCAAAGCAAGGCATGGGATGAGTGATGCTCTATTTTCAGATATACTAATGGATTTTGGGGATATGCTGCCAGATAATCACAATCTTCCATCCAAAATGTATGATGTAAAAAAGACATTGAGCTGTTTGGCGTTGACTTATGAAAAGATTCATGCTTGTTCCAATGATTGCATCCTTTATAGGAAGCAATATAAAGACTGTGTAAGTTGCCCTAAATGTGGATTGCCGAGGTGGAAGCTAACCACGAAAAACGATGAGAAAAAAGGTGTTCCTGCTAAGGTGGTGTGGTATTTCCCTCCCATACCAAGATTTAAGCGTATGTTTAAATCTTTAGAGACCTCAAAAAATTTAACATGGCATGCAGAAACCACAGGAGTTGCTGGTCAGTTACGTCATCCATCTGATTCACCATCTTGGAAGTTGGTGGATCATATGTGGCTCGACTTCGAAAGTGAGCCAAGAAATCTTCGCTTAGCACTTGCGGCTGATGGCATTAATCCTTATAGCAACCTTAGTAGTCGGTACAGCTGCTGGCCAATCATGTTGGCCACCTATAATTTGCCTCCAAATATGTGTATGAAGAGGAAATTCATCATGCTAACCATGCTCATTTCAGGGCCTAAACAGCCAGGAAACGATATAGATGTCTATCTAGAGGTGTTAATTGAAGATTTGCAACGATTGTGGGAAGGCGTTGATGGTGTCTATGATGCTTATCGAAGACAATTTTTCACTCTTAAAGCAGTCTTATTATGGACCATCAATGACTTTCCTGCCTACGGTAACCTTAGTGGATGTACTACACATGGTTATTATGCATGTCCAGTATGCGGAGAAGATACTTATGCAAAGTATTTGGAAAATGGGAAGAAAATGTCATTTGTTGGTCATAGACGATTCCTACCACGATTTCATCCCTATCGGAGGCAAAACAAGGAGTTCAATGGCATGGAAGAACATGGAGAAGCACCTACACCATTATCTGGAGTTACCTTGTTTGACAAGCTTTCAGGCATAAGGTGTGAGTTTGGAAAGAAGATTAGTGTGAAAGGTAAAAGGAAAATGAATGCAAAGGAGAATAATGTGGAAGACAGTAAAGAAGAAAAAGATTTCAGAGCAACCGATTTCAGAAAATGTTGGAAGAAGAAGTCAGTTTTTTTCAATCTTCCTTATTGAAAACACTTGCACGTTAGGCATTGTCTCGATGTGATGCACATTGAGAAAAATGTCTTCGAATCCCTCATTAATACTTTGATGAATGTTAAAGGAAAAACTAAGGACAATGTGGCAgtgataagtgcattttatgcacttaTATTAGTCCTATATTTCATATGGATTGTTGGTCTTTTTTGGGCGGAATTACGCGTATTTGGTATTattggtgtgattgcagg
This Primulina eburnea isolate SZY01 chromosome 2, ASM2296580v1, whole genome shotgun sequence DNA region includes the following protein-coding sequences:
- the LOC140823151 gene encoding uncharacterized protein; protein product: MDKSWIHSDRRSKQYEEGIEQFIKDCLQYPHIDPNLIHCPCCKCINLKKGPVKFIREHLYFHGFSQNYVNWIWHGESAGNDRVNLSTNQEPIDNYHDDFETANMCEVAYDNYTENPEAFMKFLEEAQKPLYNGCKRYTKLSAFVKLYNTKARHGMSDALFSDILMDFGDMLPDNHNLPSKMYDVKKTLSCLALTYEKIHACSNDCILYRKQYKDCVSCPKCGLPRWKLTTKNDEKKGVPAKVVWYFPPIPRFKRMFKSLETSKNLTWHAETTGVAGQLRHPSDSPSWKLVDHMWLDFESEPRNLRLALAADGINPYSNLSSRYSCWPIMLATYNLPPNMCMKRKFIMLTMLISGPKQPGNDIDVYLEVLIEDLQRLWEGVDGVYDAYRRQFFTLKAVLLWTINDFPAYGNLSGCTTHGYYACPVCGEDTYAKYLENGKKMSFVGHRRFLPRFHPYRRQNKEFNGMEEHGEAPTPLSGVTLFDKLSGIRCEFGKKISVKGKRKMNAKENNVEDSKEEKDFRATDFRKCWKKKSVFFNLPY